The DNA window GCGCCTCACGGCGGCGCGCCCCGCCCCGGCCCCGGTCATGACAGCTCCCGGCCGGTGACGGAGGCGAAGACCTCGGCCAGGTCGGCCTCGCGCGAATGCAGCGCGCGCACGTGCCGGGTGCGCAGCGCCTCGTGGAAGGGCGCGTCGTCGGCCAGACCGTCCAGGGGGTAGACGCCGCCGCCCCCGTCCCAGGTGAGGTGGACCTCCCGCCTGCCGTAGCGCTCGCACAGCTCGTCCGGGGCGCCGAACTCGACGAGACGCCCGTCGATAATGAAGCCGACCCGGTCGCAGGCGCGCCGGGCCAGGGTCATGTCGTGGGTGGTGACGACAATGGTGCGCCCCCGGGCGCGCTCGGCGGCGATGAGGTCCTCCATCCTGCGCGCCCCCACCGGGTCGAGGCCGGAGGTGGGCTCGTCGAGGAAGACCAGCTCGGGGTCGTGCAGGAGGGCGCGGGCCACGTTGAAGCGCACCCCCATGCCCTTGCTCATGTGCGCGGCGCGCAGGTCGGCGTCCTCGGCCAGGCCGACGGCGGCGAGCAGCTCCTCGGGGTCGCGCGCGGGGGCGGAGTACAGGCGGGCGGTGTAGTCGAGGTTCTCGCGCAGGGTGAGGCGCCCGAAGGAGACGGGCGTCTCGAAGGCGACCCCGATGCGCTCGTAGACCCCGCGTCCCCAGTCGGCGATCTCGTGGCCGAGCACTTGCGCCGAGCCCCGGTATCCGGTGAGCAGGCCGGTCAGGACCCGCTGGAGGGTGGACTTGCCCGCGCCGCTGGGCCCCAGCAGGCCGATGATCTCGCCGGCGGCGACGCTCAGGGCGACGTCGTCCAGGGCGGGGCGGGCCGAGCCGCGGTAGGTGAAGGAGAGCCCGCGGGCCGCGATCGCCTCAGGCACGGTTCTCGCCCCCGCGGGCCCGCGGCGTCTTGAGGGCGGCGGCCAGCAGGGCGACGACGTCGTCGGCCACCCGGGCGATCTCAGGTCGGTCGAAGGCGCTGCCGTCGGCGGCGGCGCGCTCGGGGTCCACATTGAAACGGGTCATGACGTAGTGGGGCACTCCCAGCAGCGTGCGCTCGATCATCCAGGCGGCGGTGTCGGCGTCGACGTCCCCGCGCAGCTCGCCGGACGCCTGCCCCGCGGCGATAGCGGCGACCGCCCACCGGTGGACGCCGTCGGAGACCGACCGATCGGACTCGAGCACCGGCGGGGCGTCGTCGGCCAGGGCGCGCGCGAGCACCGCCCAGCCCAGCGGGTCGCGCAGGTGGAAGTCGCGGCTGCCGCGCACGACGGCGGCGAGCACCTCCTCGAAGGGTGCCTCGGGCGCGGGATCCCCCACCGGGCCGACGCGCGCGCCCATGAGCTCGCGCACCAGGTGGGCGTAGGCGTCCTCCTTGTTCTCGAAGTACTGGTAGAAGCTGCCCTTGGACACGCCGGCGGCGGCGATGACGCGGTCGACCGAGGCCCGGGCGTAGGGGCGGGCGGCGAATTCGGCCTTGAGGGCCTCGACGACGTGGGCGCGCTTGTCCTCGGGGAGGTTGAAGAAGGTGGGGCGGGGCATGGCGACCTCCTATGACTCGCCAGTCATATGACTGATCAGTCATAGCGTAGGCGTCCGCGATCCCGGCGTCAACGATCATCCAACGCGCGAGCGGGCCGCCGGCCCCGAAGGGCGGCGGCCCGCTCGCTCAAGCGGCTATTCGCTCGTTCTCACTCGGCGCTGTCGGCCGAGGCCGGGGAGGGCGCCGAGTCGGCGGAGGCCGGGGAGGCCGGAGAGGCCGGAGAGGCCGGGGAGGCCGGGGAGGCCGGAGAGGCCGGGGAGTCCGCGCTGTCGGCCGAGGCCGGGGAGTCGGCGCTGTCGGCGGAGGGTGCCGAGGACGCCGAGTCGACAGGGGAGGCCAGGGAGAAGGCCGAGGCGACGAAGTCGACGTCGTCCGCGGGCCCCTCATCGGCGTCGTCGCCGGAGGCGGGCGCGCCCTCATCCTCCTCGGCGGCGGCCTCGACCTCGGAGACCAGGGCCTCGGCGTCGAGCTCGTCGGAGCCGATGAACTGCGTCAGGTCCACGACCTCGCCGTTGAAGTCCTTGACCGTCACCTGGCGCAGGGCCAGGGCGAGGGACTTGTTGCGGGCGATCTCAGAGGCGAAGGCCGGGATCTGGCCGGCGCGCTGGGCGCCCTGGATGAACTGGGCGGGTTCCATGCCGTAGTCCTGCGCCGTCTGGATGAGGAAGTTGAAGAGCTCCTCCTGACCGACGCCCACCTCGAGGGCCTCGGCCAGGGTGTCGAGGATGATCTGGTCGCGCACGCCGTTGGTGATGTCCTCGCGGATCTCCTCGGCGTGGGCGGCGTCGTCGGCCTTGCCCTCGGCCTCCAGGTGCTGCTTGATCTCGTTGTCCACCACGTCGGCGGGCACGTCGAAGGAGACCCGCTCGCGCAGGTGCTCCAGCAGGGCGTCGCGGGCGGCGACGGCCTGGTCCTCGGTCCTGCGCTCGACCACCTGCTGACGCAGGTCCTCGCGCATCTCCTCCACCGTGTCGAACTCGGAGGCGATCGAGGCGAAGTCGTCGTCGACCTCGGGCAACTCGCGCTGCTTGACGGCCTCGACGTCGACGGTGACCGCGGCCTCCTCGCCCTCGTGCTCGCCGCCCGCCAGGGTGGTGGTGAAGACGGCGGAGTCCCCGGCCTTGAGCCCCTCCAGGGCGGCGTCCAGCCCCTGGAGCATATTGCCCTTGCCGATCTCGTAGGAGACGCCGGAGGCGCTGTCCACCTCCTCGCCGTCGATGACGGCCTTGAGGCCAATGGTGACGAAGTCGCCGGCGCGGGCCTCGCGGTCGACGGACTTGAGCGAGCCGAAGCGGGCGCGCAGATTCTGCAGCTCGGCGTCGACGTCCTCGTCGGAGACCTCGACGGCGTCGATGGCGATCTCGGCGCCGGACAGATCGGGCAGGTCGATCTCGGGGCGGACCGTGACCTCGGCGGTGAACACGAGCCGGCCGCCCTGGGCGCCGGTGACGTTGGGCAGCTCGGTGATCTCGACCTCGGGCTGGATCATCGGCGCGCGCCCGGACTCCTCGATGGCCTCGCGGTAGAGGTCGGAGAGCTTCTTGTTGACGGCCTCCTGGATGACGGTGGCGCGGCCCACGCGCCGGTCGATGATCTGGTCGGGGACATGCCCGCGGCGGAAGCCGGGGACCTGGATCTGGGAGCCGATCTCCCTGTAGGCGGCGTCCAGGCTGGGCTTGAGCTCCTCGTAGGGGACCTCGACGGTCAGCTTGATGCGCGCGGGGTCAAGGTTCTCGACAGTGCTCTTCACGGGGGTCTACTCCGATGCGTGGATGCTGGTGAGGCGCACGGGGCGCGACGGCGCCCCGACGGACGCCGATCGGTGGCGTCGATCCGTGCCATCCTAGGGCACGGTCCCTTTGACTTGGAAAATGAGCCTCGGCACAGGCGAGTCCCCGGTCGCGCCGGGGCCCGGTCCGGTCCGCGGTCCGGACCGCGCTCGGGCAGCGGCCGCGCGGAAACGCCCCGCCCCAGCGGCGGGCCGGACCGCCGGCGGACGCGTAGGGTGCGGGGCGTGAGCACCGGCGGCCCGTCCGACGACGCGCGGGGGCGCGCGGACCCGGACGCGGCCCCGCGCCCCGTGCGGCGGCGCCTGCTGAGCTGGCACAGTCTGGACCTGGTCTTCTTCGGCATCGCGCTGGTGTACGTGACCCTGCTCGCGCTCGCGCTGGCCCGCCAGGGCTGGCGGCCGGCCCCGCAGCTGGCCTACCTCCTGGGGTTCTGGCTGCTGACGTCCTACCTGGCCCTGCCCCGGGTGCACCGCATCCTCACGGCGATCTACGTGCCCGACTACTTCATCGGGCGCGCCCGCACCACCAACGGCATGCTCGGGGACCCGATCAACCTGGCCGTGCGCGGAACCGGAGAGGACCTGCACCGGGTCATGCAGGCGGCGGGCTGGACGCTCGCCGACCCCCTGAGCCTGGGCAGCTCGATGCGCATCGTGGGCGCGGCGCTGACCAGGCGCTCCTACCGGGCCGCGCCGGTGAGCACCCTCATGCTCTTCGGCCGTCCCCAGGCCTTCGCCTACGAGCAGGAGGTCGCGGGGAGCCCCTCCCGGCGCCACCACATCCGGTTCTGGCCGACCCCCGGGGGCTGGCTGCTGCCCGGCGGCGCGCGCGTCGACTGGCTCGCGGCCGGCACCTACGACCGCGCCGTCGGCCTGTCGCTGTTCACCGGACAGGTCACCCACAAGATCGACGCCGACACCGACGCCGAGCGCGATCACGTCCTGGCGACGGTCCGCGACGCGGTCCCCGCGGTCAGCGCGACGGTGCTGGAGCGCTTCTCCACCGGGTACCACTCGCGCAACGGCGGCGGGGACGCGGTGAGAACCGACGGGAACCTGCCGATCCTCGAGCTCGACGGCGCCGATCTGAGCGCCGCGCCCGCCCCGGTCCTGCCCGACGGCGACGCCGGGGCGCCGGCCCCCGGCGACGACATCGTGACGGCGACGTCGAAGGCGGCGCGGCGGGCGGCCTCCCGCCCCACGGGGCTGGTGTGCGCCATGCTGGCCATCGTGTGCGGCATCGTCCTGGACGCGCTGTCCTACCTGCCGCGCGTCTTCCGACTCGTGGACCTGATGGTCGCGGACCTGGGCGATCCGCTCCCCGCCGGGCGGCTCGACGCGCTCGTCTGGGGCGCCCTGGCGGTGACCTACCTGGGTCTGGGGGCCCTCATCGTGCTCACCTTCCGCGGTCACGACCGGGCCCGCTTCGCACTGCTCGGACTGCTGTGCCTCCAGCTGACGGGGCAGCTGTGGCAGTGGGTCGCGCTGCCGCCGGGCAGCCTGTCCCTGCCGGAGCTGGCGACGACGTCGATGTACGTGCTGGGCATCTACGGCCTGAGCGGCCTCGCCGTCGCGCAGTGGTGCCAGGAGCGCCGCAGACGGCGCCGCGCCCGACGCCCCGGGCGGTGAGGGCGGGGCCCTCCGACGGCGGAGCGCCCTTCTCGGGACGCCCTTCGTTCACAGTCTTTCGCGTAAAGCCGGACGGCGCGCCGCAGTCCGGGTACCATCGCAGTGACGCGCTGCACACACTCCGGCGCGGGACCCGCTTCCGCGCCGCCGGACCAGATCCACGGAGAACCCATGACGGCCCCAGCCACCACAGACAAAGAACCCACCGCCCCGCCCTCCGAGTCCGAGACCAGGATCCTCTTCCCGGGAACCGTCATGCTCCTCATCGCGGTCATCGGGTGCTTCACCGCCTGGGGCATCGCCGCGGACCTGACGACCCCCATGGTCTCGGGCTTCAAACGCATCTTCGACATGTCCTCGGTCCAGGCCTCCCTGGTCCAGATGGCGTACTACGGCGCCTACTTCCTCCTGGCCATTCCCGCCGCCTTCATCAACTCCAGGTGGGGCTACAAGGCGGGTATGGTCTCCGGTCTCGCCCTGGCCTCACTGGGCGCCTTCGGGTTCTGGCCGGCCTCCCGGGTGATGACCTACGGGGCCTTCCTCGCCGCCCTGTTCGCCATCGCCGCCGGATGCTCCCTCCTGGAGACCTCCGCCAGCCCCTACGTCATCTCCCTCGGTCCGGAGAAGACGGCCACGCGGCGCCTCAACCTCGCCCAGGCCTTCAACCCGCTGGGGACCAATATCGGCGTCCTCGTCGCCTCGACCCTCATCCTGCCCAAGCTCGACACCCCGGTGAACCTCGCCGACGTCAGCGCCGAAACCGAGCGCGCGATCCGCGCCGAGCAGCTGCGCGCCGTCACCGGCCCCTACATCGGGCTCGGGATCCTGCTGGCCGTCATCCTGGTCATTATCTTCGTCCAGAAGGCGCCGCCCTCGGCCGCCCCGGACGAGGAGTCCACGGCCGGGCCCGCCAACCCGGCGGCCGTCCTGTGGCGCTCGAAGCGGTACCGGTACGGCGTCCTGGCCCAGTTCTTCAACGTGGCCGCCCAGGTGTGCTGCTGGACGTACATCATCCAGTACACGCAGCAGGCGATCGACGGCTCCCTCCAGCTGGGCTCGCAGATGCTGCAGATCAGCCTCGTCGTCTTCCTCATCGCCCGCTTCGTCATGACCGCCGTCATCGCGCGCATCCGGGCGACCAAGGTCATGGCGCTCCTGGGCACCCTCGCCGTGTGCCTGTGCCTCTACGCCGCGCTCCGCCCGGACATGACCGGGGTGATCGCCGTCATCTCCATCTCCCTGTGCCTGTCCCTCATGTTCCCCACGATCTACGGCGTCGCCCTCGCCGGGCTCGGCGAGGCGACGAAGTTCGGCGCCGCGGGCCTGGTCATGGCGAT is part of the Actinomyces sp. oral taxon 414 genome and encodes:
- a CDS encoding TetR/AcrR family transcriptional regulator encodes the protein MPRPTFFNLPEDKRAHVVEALKAEFAARPYARASVDRVIAAAGVSKGSFYQYFENKEDAYAHLVRELMGARVGPVGDPAPEAPFEEVLAAVVRGSRDFHLRDPLGWAVLARALADDAPPVLESDRSVSDGVHRWAVAAIAAGQASGELRGDVDADTAAWMIERTLLGVPHYVMTRFNVDPERAAADGSAFDRPEIARVADDVVALLAAALKTPRARGGENRA
- the fucP gene encoding L-fucose:H+ symporter permease, whose amino-acid sequence is MTAPATTDKEPTAPPSESETRILFPGTVMLLIAVIGCFTAWGIAADLTTPMVSGFKRIFDMSSVQASLVQMAYYGAYFLLAIPAAFINSRWGYKAGMVSGLALASLGAFGFWPASRVMTYGAFLAALFAIAAGCSLLETSASPYVISLGPEKTATRRLNLAQAFNPLGTNIGVLVASTLILPKLDTPVNLADVSAETERAIRAEQLRAVTGPYIGLGILLAVILVIIFVQKAPPSAAPDEESTAGPANPAAVLWRSKRYRYGVLAQFFNVAAQVCCWTYIIQYTQQAIDGSLQLGSQMLQISLVVFLIARFVMTAVIARIRATKVMALLGTLAVCLCLYAALRPDMTGVIAVISISLCLSLMFPTIYGVALAGLGEATKFGAAGLVMAIVGGAIMPMVQGRVMDMTSAATSFVVPAFCFAMVTLYAIYDLRTPTPRVIATTSDKRKAQ
- a CDS encoding ABC transporter ATP-binding protein, with the translated sequence MPEAIAARGLSFTYRGSARPALDDVALSVAAGEIIGLLGPSGAGKSTLQRVLTGLLTGYRGSAQVLGHEIADWGRGVYERIGVAFETPVSFGRLTLRENLDYTARLYSAPARDPEELLAAVGLAEDADLRAAHMSKGMGVRFNVARALLHDPELVFLDEPTSGLDPVGARRMEDLIAAERARGRTIVVTTHDMTLARRACDRVGFIIDGRLVEFGAPDELCERYGRREVHLTWDGGGGVYPLDGLADDAPFHEALRTRHVRALHSREADLAEVFASVTGRELS
- a CDS encoding LssY C-terminal domain-containing protein, whose translation is MSTGGPSDDARGRADPDAAPRPVRRRLLSWHSLDLVFFGIALVYVTLLALALARQGWRPAPQLAYLLGFWLLTSYLALPRVHRILTAIYVPDYFIGRARTTNGMLGDPINLAVRGTGEDLHRVMQAAGWTLADPLSLGSSMRIVGAALTRRSYRAAPVSTLMLFGRPQAFAYEQEVAGSPSRRHHIRFWPTPGGWLLPGGARVDWLAAGTYDRAVGLSLFTGQVTHKIDADTDAERDHVLATVRDAVPAVSATVLERFSTGYHSRNGGGDAVRTDGNLPILELDGADLSAAPAPVLPDGDAGAPAPGDDIVTATSKAARRAASRPTGLVCAMLAIVCGIVLDALSYLPRVFRLVDLMVADLGDPLPAGRLDALVWGALAVTYLGLGALIVLTFRGHDRARFALLGLLCLQLTGQLWQWVALPPGSLSLPELATTSMYVLGIYGLSGLAVAQWCQERRRRRRARRPGR